The following are encoded together in the Xiphophorus hellerii strain 12219 chromosome 3, Xiphophorus_hellerii-4.1, whole genome shotgun sequence genome:
- the LOC116717740 gene encoding maternal B9.15 protein: MKREVKAGVDFLKRLVVARGKLDEAKAELFAEKLQKLLCDKYCDHWYPDSPSKGQAYRCIRINKDGPCDAVVLKACEESELTVSKLRLPPEITLWIDPLEVCARSGENGRPFTIARFREEEEEEEENGSVKGDRDDSSVNLDTSDYHSATSSDCGSASSSDTEEEAKDGEREENKKLEEHEKKEAADGNAYTVTMVPRIRKGNGEALNKVRYVRKKIPASLQYFYHPTPVWSQYKKGAPVFLTTVCASPAPPPPPQQVFGYYIVPQPSPQFILPQAALQPWGAVKG, translated from the exons atgaagagggAGGTGAAAGCTGGAGTCGACTTCCTGAAGCGCCTGGTGGTGGCCAGAGGGAAGCTGGATGAAGCCAAAGCAGAGCTGTTTGcggagaagctgcagaaacttTTGTGTGACAAATACTGCGACCACTGGTACCCTGACAGCCCCAGCAAAGGCCAGGCATACAG GTGTATCCGGATAAATAAAGACGGACCTTGCGATGCGGTGGTGCTGAAGGCCTGTGAAGAGAGCGAGCTCACGGTCAGCAAGCTGAGACTTCCACCTGAGATAACTCTGTGGATCGACCCACTGGAGGTGTGTGCAAG GTCTGGGGAAAACGGCAGACCTTTTACAATAGCTCGCTTCcgtgaagaagaggaggaggaggaggaaaatggGAGCGTAAAGGGGGACCGGGATGACTCCTCCGTCAACCTGGACACGTCAGATTACCACTCTGCCACCTCGTCAGATTGCGGCTCTGCCTCGTCCAGCGACACGGAGGAGGAGGCCAAGGacggagagagggaggagaacAAGAAGCTGGAGGAGCATGAGAAAAAGGAGGCAGCAGACGGCAACGCCTACACAGTGACGATGGTACCCAGAATCCGGAAGGGGAACGGAGAAGCACTAAATAAAGTCAGATACGTCAGAAAGAAG ATTCCAGCCAGCCTCCAGTACTTCTACCATCCGACACCGGTGTGGTCCCAGTACAAGAAGGGGGCTCCGGTGTTCCTCACCACAGTGTGTGCGTCCCCCGCGCCACCTCCTCCACCGCAGCAAGTTTTTGGTTACTACATCGTACCACAGCCGTCTCCACAGTTCATCCTTCCTCAGGCCGCCCTGCAGCCGTGGGGAGCAGTGAAGGGTTAG